DNA from Palaemon carinicauda isolate YSFRI2023 chromosome 23, ASM3689809v2, whole genome shotgun sequence:
atacaaaggattatctccttgataatcaatatgcaaaggtcatcttttaacagaatagcttaggatagtgagctataaagggatagtaggagacacatacttgtgtaccacctgcaagcaaatgctgttacctcccctcggtattaactatatggagattcctctatcaaggaactccaactaaaatggctcttacccctaggggtagataagtactaattcactgtccctttttatttatAACCCTTGTTTACTTTGCTGGTCTGTTTTGGCACCCCAATTTTGCTCAAGTGCTCGTAATTAATAGTTGGCAACTAATTTTTTTTCCTCCTTCCTAGTACTCTCCTGACTCATTTAGGTGGTGTCACATGTATTGTTTTGTAGTTGTCGGTCAGTTATCTTTGGAGGTAGACATCGCTTTGGCCTTCTGGGGATGTTCAATCCCCCCACCAGAGTAATGCAGATATGAATTTATGATTTATATACTCTCTTTTTTCCAGATGGAAATGAAAATGTATTGATATATGGGCATATTATGTATTGGTAGCCAACTTTGTAATATAGATATGGAATAAAATGCGTcgcttattgtttttattttttttatcattatatgtagatttattttattatttacaatttattgCTCTTTCATTCTTGAAACTATTACCTTAGGTAATgaaacatatttcctttttttttttaggcataaGATGGATTACAATGCAGAGATGAGGAGGATTCAGAAGATGTTAAATGAAATATAGGTGAGTAGCTTAGTAGACGAAGAAAGCTTTGGAAGGGATGTTCCTGCCTCCGACAGTGAAGGTGAATGAGATTACCTGAAAGAAGATATGCATGTTCCTGATTCTGACTCTTATGAATCAGACCCAGATGATCTACCAGACCAGCCCCAAAAGAAAAAGCCAAATAATTGATGAatggaaaggaaaatataaaacaacatGGTGGAAGAAGAATGTTCCGAAACTACAAGGTCATACCTGTTCTAGCAATGTTATCAAATTTACACCAGGACTAAAAGGACCAGCTCTAAATGCCAATTCTCCTGCTGACTTTTGGGGAGTCTTCATCACGCCGGAAATAATTAGTTTATTAGTAAAGCATACAAACTTGATGATCGCTATGCAGAAAGGGAAGTATGCTCAGCCCTACAGAACAAAAGACACTGATGTCATCGAAATGAAGGCACTGATTGGCCTGCTTATGTTAGCAGGTACATATCATGTTAGCAGGTTGCACCTTGCTGATATTTGAAAAGCAGATGGTACTGGTATCGAGGTGTTCAGGCTGACTATGTCACTGGATCGCTTTCGCTTTCTGTTATGTTGTCTACGATTTGACGACAAAGCAACACGCGAAGAAAGAAAGAAGGTGGATAAGCTTGCCCCAGTTAGGCAAATATTTGAGATGTATGTAGAAAATTGCAAAAAGAATTACACCCCATCAGAATTTGTGACTATATATGAAATGCTCGTAGCCTTTGGGGGTTATTGTCCGTTTAAGCAATATATCCCCAGCAAACCAGCCAAATATGGCATCAAAATACATGCACTGTGTGATGCAAAATCATTCGATGTATGTAATATGGAGATATATGCCGGAACAAAGCCAGATGGGCCATTCAAGGCTGACAAGCAGTACAATTCATCACAGGCTGTGGTCACAAGACTTATTTCTGACATCTCGGGGTCTGCTAGAAACGTAACATTTGATAATTGGTATACCCGCTATCCACTAGTTGAATCACTACTTCGTGACCATAAGTTGACTACTGTGGGGACCCTCAGAAAGAACACGAGGGAGATTCCTCTAGAATTCTTGGTAACAAAAAATAGACCTCCTATGGACAGCATGTCTGGATTTGGAGACAACCTTACATTAGTCTCATGCATACCAAAGAGTAAGAGCAAGAAGAAAAGTGTGGTGCTCGTTAGTAGCATGCATCATAATGACAAGATAGATGAAGCTACAGGTGATGACAAGAAACCTGAAATCATCACGTTCTATAATTCAATCAAAGGAGGAGTAGATATGGTGGACGTAATGGTGGGTAAGTATAGCATTTCCAGAAACAGCCGGCGTTGGCCTCTAACTGAGTTCTTTGCTCTCCTGAACATCGTCTGTGTAAATTCGTAAGTCCTCTATGCTCACAACCCACAGAATAAACTCAAGCGCTGCAAATTCATCAAGAAAGCATGCATGATGCTATTAGAGGACACTCTAAAGAGGAGACTCCAGAACATCCGCCTGCCAAGAGGTCTCAGAACAGAGATTGCAAGACTGTTCCCGGAAGCTGCAGATGCGACAACCTCAACAAGCTCACAGACATTACACTGCCAAGCAAAAAGATGTGTATTTTGTGCCAAAAGTCAAAGGATTGAAAGGTGAAAACAGTATGGAGCACTTGCGGGAAAAATTTTTGCAAGGATCACAGTAAGATGACTGTGAGTTGCATAGATTGCGAGAATACAGCAGTAAGTGGTGAATCAGAATGTAACATGTTGACAttgattttgttttcaatttcaattcatggatattttttctttacttgtgaTAAAGAAACCATGTTTATGTTTACCTAGCAAATGTAATGAgctaacatttgttttttttttcatttcaacgcATGGAGACATTTTGTGTTTACTTATGATAAAGAAACCATGTTTATGTTATGTAAAAAGATTATAATAAGTTTAAATTCAACAAATAATTATATCTTTAGTTCAagtttcatttcatgtagtttacAAGAGAGATTTGCGTATATTgaatttcttttaatgttaatattcatcataaatattaaaaaGTCACATAAAAGGTTGTATCCTGTAcgtattttcaaaataaatgtcaTCTGAATGTAAGCATTGGTGATTTTTCcttagttttataatttattctatTGTATTCGTTTATAATAATGTCAACCAGCTGCAAGCAATTCAAACTGTTCAACAGGGATTGTACAATAGATATGTCCTGAACCACCAGTGTGACTATATTTTACATAGTAGTAAcactataaatatttttgtattgggGTGAGTAAATACCCCAGGGAAGTACTCATGTTTGGAAACCCCAGCAAAGTAAACAAGGGTTAATACTGTGAGGTCAAAATGACTGATTTTCaattagaatattgaagaaatactatttttCCAATATAGGAGCTGCACCAGCAgtagctcgcacaagggtacccaagctatgttagaaatCACTACtatataatggtactgtagttttctatttgctgtatattgcaaattactggctactgtattattataaatTGTAGTTCAGCCAATATGCTGCCTTTTTAGCAAACATTTGACAGCGTGGTCCAGTTGGCATGACGCTAGCTGGACTAGGGAAATaaggacatatatttgtatatccaactcaacctatttgccgtggccttccttacaatattaatttatagagtttcctgatcagggaaactcgagGATAAAAGCTCTCCCCTTTAAGGATTAGGAGAGTAACACCCTAGCCTTGAAGATATTCAATATGgtagggtaatccaaaaactgatttctaatcagagtattgaagaaattatattcattcaatatgggattgggtcaCCAAATATCTGTGTAGGGATACccgagatatattggaaataactactagtaaaatatataaagtagttttctatctgcagtatattctatactgcagatatactggctacctgtataacatatactgtagttcagccggcatattgccggaatAGCTAGATCTTACCGGCATATCCAGCAtactagctaaagagagagagatagcatggaataaaaactactcttaactgtgtatgtatacagtaattaaggatataaaagtctaattttactggcTTTCTGCAGAAAGTAGGTTACAATGGAAGGATAGAATGTACCATTCAgacttccatccagctacagtaccaTTTTCGGCAAGGTGCTGcgaatacactgccggcaggctagcctctggCAATACCAGTACAGTCGGCTTGCTAGcatctgagtcagcacctatctgtgccggcctgacCGGCGGTACTTCGGCAACAAgacctgtggctagcagtccaagggagaactgaagaacctaggggacagaagggacttcccactcagagccatcatggctgctggcagctgccagccaccggcagccatcttggctgctggcAAATGTCAGCaaccggcagagaccatagttgccgacagatgatgtgggtACCGGCAGTAGGCATTGCCCccagcagccatcatggccgccggcggTTGAAAGTTATTAACCATGGTTGCCAGCACTTGAAAGTCATTAAAAATGGCCGCCGACatttgtcatggctgcctgcagctaactTAGCTACCGACAACCGGACAAAGgtcgtagagagggagtctggccaacTCTGGCAACCCACCAGCAACGGTAAGGTTACAGTACGCCGGCCCAGTGAAAGATAGTGGCTCGGCCGtcaaaaagtggacagaggggaagggaacgggtcctgtatagggtgtggaaggaactggcaaagtTTTCAGTCCTACAACAACTTAAAAAAACTCTGTTTTAGTATTGGCAGTATACTatgtgacaggagagactcagttccccaacctagagattgccaatacagttaaggggacggcagcctTGCCGCCTCTTCTcatcaagggagaaacagagttccagtgccgccgccattctaggcaaaagaagaatactattcttcagcccaggggactgcgagcacaggcctagtcttctagactgcaaggagaagatggtatcctaccacaactttaagtgcggctagggaggctagcctccaatgtcggcagcGTAGCCGGCAgtggaatgatggtatcctacaacc
Protein-coding regions in this window:
- the LOC137617483 gene encoding piggyBac transposable element-derived protein 4-like translates to MSLDRFRFLLCCLRFDDKATREERKKVDKLAPVRQIFEMYVENCKKNYTPSEFVTIYEMLVAFGGYCPFKQYIPSKPAKYGIKIHALCDAKSFDVCNMEIYAGTKPDGPFKADKQYNSSQAVVTRLISDISGSARNVTFDNWYTRYPLVESLLRDHKLTTVGTLRKNTREIPLEFLVTKNRPPMDSMSGFGDNLTLVSCIPKSKSKKKSVVLVSSMHHNDKIDEATGDDKKPEIITFYNSIKGGVDMVDVMVGKYSISRNSRRWPLTEFFALLNIVCVNS